The sequence GAGTTTAGCGGCAGACGTCGAGCGCGATGAGCGCGGATATCCTACCGGGTCGACCTACACATAAACAGTGCATCAATTGTATCAGTTTAATAATGGTAATGAACACCGAGTACAAACTTTGTAGAGCTAAACAATAAACGCGATTAGAATGGGCGGGGTGTTTGATTTCGAACGCTTACCTGGTTAAAGTTGGCATAGATAATCCAATCACTTTACGGCGCGAAGGACTAAGCATCAGGAGGTACATGACGGGTAGCCAACATACTCATGAATATCCGGAAACAGGGTTTTGCGCAACTTATGTCTGCGTATCTCTTCAAATTTCCAGATGAGCTCATTAGTAGGGGTACGTCCGCGCAGCGCGAGTGCGTTTTCCTGGTCGTCCTCACGGAATGATTGCTTGTGATCCGTAACGAAGAATGTGCTATCGTCCGTAGTTAGCTCCTATACATATTATGAAAAAAGCCACTTGCCGGCATCAGGCTGAACGGGGTCAGTAAATATTTTCAGACCTCGAAAATGCGCTGAGATAACTGGTACCTACATGAGTTTCTCGGTACTGGGAAGATTGGTCAGTCTCAAGTAGCGCATATAATCTAGTTTTATATATCTTACAACATCCAATCTTCCGACGTAGACTCAGGATCGGGATCAATGTCAAAATCGTGCTCGAGTGACAATGTTTCGAAATGATCCTGCATTCGCGACGTTTCATGTTCCTCTCTACGGCGTCTGCGCCAGATTTCTGAAGCGCTCCCAAGGGGGGGACAAGACTGTAGGTCGGCGAGAATATAATCGGACCATCCTAGGAATAGTGTCCGTTAAAATGATCAACTCCTGGTTGGAGGAACAAGGTCTACCTGATGCCATCGTGCCGGCAAAACCCATCAGGGATATAATAATGGGTGCTGGTCTCACGACAAATATGTCATTCCGTGCCCCCTTGGTGTAACCGTTGAGGTTGATCACTTTTAGGTATTAGAATGCGTACTAAACGGCATCAAATGGCCCTTACATATATGAATTCCTTCATTTTGTATGTCCTCCACGATCGCCTGTGTAGACCAAGTGGTAACATCCCGAAAATGATGTGCGCTTGTTTCTATTCTAGTTCGATAATTAGACCCATCAGACGCGGCTGTTGCGTAGCAATAGACCTCAAAGAGTTCTTTGTTGTGAAACTGGAAAACCGATTGCATTAAATGCCCCAGTGGGTGGTTGCTTGACAAATATAAGATAGAAGAAGCGGAAGGCATGAGTGAGACCTACTTGAAATCACTGGAAATGTATGCCACTTTAAACCTGCCATTGTTGGGTGGGGGTGGTGGAGGATATATATGTGAGGGTAGCCAATCCTGACTGAGTGCTAGATATGATGTACGGATCGCATGTCGATGAGAAATAATACGAATTCTCCTTGTTGAGAGCGGGAGAGTAAACTACAGATAGTATTAAATGATTGGCGCCAGGCGGCAAATATGAACATACTTACGGTGTGAAATGGGAGAATGGAAAGCGAAAGGGGCGCAACCATTGCAGCAGGGAGCCTCGGCCGACGATATTTGGACCTATCCAGTTCTCGAGTTTTTCCTTTGAGATACGCCCCAGATCCATAGCTATCCATGTACCAACGTCTTTGCAGCACTCTTGAGAGCATCTCGATGAGTCGTACAACTGCACCCGCCTCATACACTCGCTTTTCAGCGCGATCAAAAGGTTTGTAGAACCTCCCAAGGCAAGTCTCCCAGCGCTGTCGTCTCTGCGTACTGAACGGCCCCAAACATGCTTCAACAATTTCCATCCATTGTTCCAAGGTACGATCCGACGCTATTATCCCTGAACTCGCATAGTATGCGCTGATGATCTGCGAGTCACATATTTCCAGTATCTTATCCAGTATTCCGGGAGGCCGAGAATCCAATTGACCTTCTTCAAGCACTACAATATTGCCGCTTACGTCAAGGTACACGTCCGAACTAAGCCCTCCGCGCCCTTGCCAATCACAGATGGATCCAAGTACCCCGGCCAATCCGACTATAGATTCGGGAAAGTAAGGGTTTGCAAGCACAGCGCGCTTGTAGTACTCGATTGATTCGATAATTCGGCCGGCGTCCTTGGTTGCGTTGGCGATATTGGCCTACACAAAGGGTAGTAAATATCATATCCAGATTCGCTCGGAGGACTAAACCAACCAATGCGACATGAAAATCTGGTTTAATTGCGAGTGCGCGCGAGTACATCCTAAGATAATGGTCAGTAATGGATATAATCTATAGTGTGCACAAAGCACTATGTAAACACAATTTTTATTACACTAACAAACCGAGGCTGGTTTTGTGTAGAGTAAACACATGTATACCTGCGCCGACCAGGGCGGGGTAAACCTGAAGTTACCACTTACAGAATAGCTTCATCCAGTTTCCCTTCGTCTTTCAACAAGGACCCTATGTTCGTCAATAAATGAGGGTGGTTCGAATCCAGAGCCAATCCTTGGTAGTAATAGGCACGGGCCAACGAAGGTCCGTTAAGACCTCATACGTGGGTTGTGTCGTCCCAGGCGGATGAACCAGGCAAGTAATATGGTCACCCAACAAAGTCGACAAAAGTATACCAAGGTTATTGCATACGGATGCTGAAGGATGAAGAGCTAGTGCACAATAATAGAGCAATAAGGCCGAAGAGAGCGAGGCACGAATGGTAGGAGCATCGTGACCATTTGATGGAAGTGTGTACGGAAGTGTATCACCTCGTCTTGCTGCCTCCTGGAGGTACTTTGCAACAGTAAGTAGCACGGTTGCTGTCATTCTACTAGCATTGGTCGCACCGGCCGGGAGAACTGCTGGAATTGCTTCAAGATCCAAGTTGCTCCCGGCCTCATCAACGACACCAGGGAATAGCCCTTTTGTCGAAGGAAATAAGTAAGTCATCATGGAGAAGATATTTTCGGGCTTGATAAACACTAATGGTAGGACATTGTTTGAGGCAAGTGCGCCGAGTACGGCGTATTGTGTATTGTGTATGTGGTATAGAAGATCGAGGCGCGGGTTGTTCTTCACGCTTGCTTCAAGCTCCGGAATAGAAGGCAGGTTCCCAGTAACATAAAGTGCTGAAACAGCCAAACCTAGGAGAAGATCTTGCGTAGTCAAATAAATGCTAGCAGCTTCAGGTGCAACGTGGAACCGCCTGTTGAGCAATAATTCGACAGCTGCGAACTGATCTCGAAGTCCAGAAGACTCTTTGTCTGGGTCTGGATGTTGTTCTTCAGTGACAGCTAGGACGAATTTGAGATTACCGCTGGTATAAAGGACGTTCTGGAGACGGTGGAATTCGCCTTCCTGGACCAAGCCAGTAGACCAGCTACTGAGTATGATAGGTCCCGGAACTGTCTGTTTCAAGACGAATTCACAGATGTCCAGGGCTTGGCGCGTTCGAGGCTGACTTATGCTTGGGGGCATGTTTGAATTGGTTGCTCGGGGAGGGTTGCAGAGAAGTCCAATCAAGTTATCCTACGGATGGTTTATTATCCCTGCACGAGTTGCTAATTTTCGCCACTCACAATAGCATCCCAATATGAAGGACGAAGTTGAACAGCACGCCTCCACCAGGATTCTGCGTCTTGCAAATTACCTATTGCTCGAAGCGTTATTGCGATATTGGACATCGCCTCAACCTAgtatgggtatatgcgtgagTTTGTGGTGAAACTGTGTGTTTCAGCTTTCGACTCACAAAGTTTGGATCAAGGGTCAGAATCTCGTGACTTGTCCTCAGACTTCCGTCATAGTCCTTCAATGCGTACTGAACGCACGCGAGCAACAATGCGGTAGGTAAATGTGTTGGATGGAGAGCTCTCAGAGAAGTAAGCAGAGGGAGCAATTCGATGCTGTAAATCTCCATAGGATCCATACGCTCCTGCTCGCTTGACTTGGAGTTGATTGGCCGAGCGGTGACCCCGATAGGAGGATGGCCCCCAGAGCCTGGGTTTTCATACAGTTTGAGAGCATGTGCGAGTAATGCATCTCGCGTTAGAGATGAACTCAAAGGGTTTAGTGGGATAGCAATTTGAGAAGAAAGGCTGGAAGCCATTGGCATGAGACCGCCACTCGGTTCTAACGGTCTAGCCACATTCTGTAGAGGAATCGGGTGGGCTGGAGCAACTCCGGGAACGAGACGGGGATCAGGTATAGGGTGGTGAGTAGGTCTCATTGCTGGTACAACAGGCCTTGAAAACTGACTGGTGTCACTTAAAAGTCTTGGTGCTTGATGTGCACCGGTCAAAACGTTCGATGGGATAGCCAGTGGGCTACCACCGGGTGCGTAACGAGTATCATACAATCGAGCTGGAAGTCCTTCGCGCCCCCATAGCGTCCGTCCTTGGGAGCCCCGTGTGGCGCTTCGGTTACCTCGCGGGGGTTGAGAAAGAGTGAAAGGCCGCGCTCTCACAGATACCGTCGTACTCTGGCCAGGAAACGTTTGTCGGCGAGCTACGACTGTGCTAGCAGAACCTTGTTCAACTCCTGCCTGGATAATCCCTGATGCCTTCCCTGGATCGGACTGCCTAAAACGTGTAGGTGGTGATACCTCTCCTTGAAGTGGTACAGGGCCAGGACGAGTATCGCCAGTTCCCACTTGGTGGAGCTCAGGCTCTGGTGAATGCGGGTTTTCAGATGAAAAACTAGATGGGCGAGTAATATTTGTAGCGGCTGTCTGTGTGGATATACCTGAAGACCCCGATGTTACGGAGGTACCAGTCGACATCGACGAGGGGGCACGGGACAGGTCATGTTGGGCCACTGCTTGAGGTGGAGGATAGGCAGCTAGGGGTTGAGCAGTTGGTGTTGGCTGGTGAGCAAAGTACGTCGGATGCTGGGTGTCTGGCGAAAGCGCACCCGGCGACGTGGGGACCTGCCTGGACGGAATTCGCGACATGCGGGCGGATCCGATGGGGCGAAAATGTTCCAGAGAGGACTCACATGGGGCCTTCTCCCCACGTCATGACCGATGACGTACCCGATATTTAGGTCGGCAGTGGCCCGTGTGTCCCGGCACCACGGCCTAGAGCTCAGATGCCCACTTTTCCGGAGCCGAGACCAGCTCAAGTGGGTACTGCGTCAATAGCATTGCATAATCCAACATGTCGTCACTACATACGCACAAGAAACCCTGGCCCCACAGTTCACAATAGTAACACAACTCGGTAAACAAGACGCATAGACACAGTTGTCCGCTCACAGCTAACGAGCCGCCTTCGGCCGCTTCACCGTCTTGGCTTTGTTCAATGTACCTGTTCGATCTTGCATATACTGTTTCTGCAGATTTTTGATAGTCTCAACGATTTCACCTGTTTCAAACACACTGAGCTCAATTACTGTAACCGAGAGTATGCACGCCACACTCACCAGCTTGTTTCTCATCCTCTGCTTCAAAATCGTAGCGTTTGCTCCCGCCGTCTCTAAGTACGACTAGCTTGATACTATTCGGCGCTTTCTTTGTCTTCTTGCACCCCATAACAGTCTTGATGTGATACGAGCTCGTCTTCATGGTGTCCAAGAACGCGCGGTTATTCGATGGCATAATCTGTGCATGACGAATGATGAAAATCGATCCAGAACCAGAACACTGGTAACACGGCGTACATGGATGTAATCCCCGTCTATTGCGATGATTCGCTCATGACGACCAACAAGCATTGGAATCTTACGATGCACAGTGAATTTCTACCAAAGATAAATTACGAATTTTGAGTTCAGTTATAAGGCGACTTGACGGTTCCGACTTGCCTTGTACGCTTCGCGATAATCCATCGACGAACTGAAACCCCGGCCGGGGTTCGCATCTTGCAGCATATCAAAAATAGACGCTGTAACCGGATAATCGATTGGTTTATAACCGATAACGAAAGAGTTCGGAACTAACCATTCGGGTCCGAGCTTCGGGGTACCCTCGAGTGTTTCCCCAATCCCAGACTGTCCAATAGGGATCGTTTTACCAAAAGAAGCTCTTTTGTTCCAGTCAGACTAGCAACAGTGCGGTCGAGAGGGATGAGGATGGATGGGTTTTCCGTCATCAGAGCCCACTCTTTGACATCTTGCAGGCGTCGTTTTCGGCAAACATGCTCGAGCACATCAGCCATATACGTATCGGCCGTGCTGTGTGGGAAGACGCAAGTCAATATCACCTAAAAAGGGAAGCTTCGTTATTCCTTACACGTTGATAGTTGTGCTATAGTGCACGTCTGCCTTCGCTGCAACTTTAATTCTAAGGAAAATTGAAGGTCCGCCCGGCATTACACTGGTAGTTCCGCCGAAAGACGCTCCAGTCAAGATATTGGACGTAACAACATCTGAGCTGGACATCATTGCTACAGGACCTGTCTGGCCGGGAACCGCACCCGGTGGGGCTAAACCACCAGTAGTATTCGAGTCCTGACGAGGTTTAGTCACCATCATACGAGAAGGGCGCCGAGCAATCGATGCCTCGGCAGCTATGTTTTGTTGTACTGTACCCAATCAATAAGATGAGTGGTAGAAGGAGCAGGTTGCTAAGCTTACCTTGTTCTGGAGTGGCTTCGACAATGGCAAGCTCTTCGAACGTTTTGATCTGTGTCATAGTCTGCGTTCTTGCAATAGCTAACCGAGCCCTCAGTCCTGTTACTACGCGTAACTTGTCGCATACACCTACGTGGAAAATCTGTATCCACCTCGCCGTCCTCCCACATCCTTAGATTCCAACCGGCAGCACTGAGGCGAGCATCCCGTTCGGCCTGGGTCTTCCCCTGGAGTCCTTCGTCCAGCCTTGGCTCTTGACTACTTTCCCAGTATGCCCAAAGGCCAAATCCAATCAATTCCTCGGCGAGCGCGTCCTTGCGAACCTTGACCTCGAGCGAGAAAGATTTTTCAATAGTGCGCCCACGACGGTCCTTgtctttgactttgtttgcGTGCGGGAACCACAGTCGGAACGGAATCGCACCCTGTTCAGCTCTTCCAGATATGGCGCTATATAACTCCGTAAATGGATTATCCGAAACGGTGGAGCGGGCTGCAAGTGCCTCGGTCAGCGCCGACCTGTCGCTCAATCCACGAGTTGGAACAGGCAACCGCGTGAACACCATAGGCGGCTCTTCAGGGGATGGAACACGAAAACCGGCTGCGCTAGAATAAGCGCGTGAGCGTGTACCGGATGCTCTAGGAGTGGGTGGTGCCGGGGGAGAATGAATAGAAATAGGACGCGGCATCGGAATACGGACACTTTGGGGAGTGTGCCGTGTTGAGGATATGAGATTTTCTGACGTTGATTCAGTAACTGGACTCAGACGACGAGCACGTGGAATTGGAGGAGCGAACGATTGGGATTGGTGTTGGGAAAGCGAGTTTGCTGAATTGCCAGAAAGGAAAGAGTTTTCATCAGAGCTTCCCGATGGGTTGACGTTCGTAGTGGTGAATGTCCTAGAAATATATTAGAATCAGTTTGTAACTTAGCTTGCAGGTCTAACTCACGGATTATATAGCAGTGAAAGGTCATCTGGGTCACCGCTTTCGGCCATATCAGCATCCATATCGTCTCCATCAGGATCTGCGTCCCCATCTCCATCTTCGTCCGTATCATCATCCTCCGAGTCCTCAAGCACGCCAGTTACATCTCCTTCGCCGTCAATGGTCGCTGAGCCTTCTTCGTCTCGAGAAGTCCTAGAGTCAATGGTACCTGAGAGAGAAAGTGTGTCCGCCGCTCTGCGAGGTGCGGGCGTGTTTCCTCTTGAGACCTGAGGTGGAGTGGGCTCAGTACTCGTAGGGGTAAGATTGGACGGTGAAGGCGCAAATCGTGCCCTGATACGTTGTCTTCTCCTCTCTTCCATCTCAGCAGCACGCGCAAATATCGGTATGTTGACAATTGGAGGCTGCACTGATTGTGTTTGACCAGGAGAACCAACGGGAGTCTCCGGTGCGAGACGGCCAGGACCTGACAATGTAGCAGTAGGAGTACTACCATTGCTCGCAGCAGCAACATTAGTGGTAGTAACAACATCAGGAGAGGAAACAGAAGCCATATGGACCCCCGAGCCAGCAGAATTGCGCTTTTGTGTTCGTTCATCATCGTTTGTAGGTATAGTATCTGTGGCAAGAGCGGTGTCCGATAGAACATTGGAGCCGATTGCATGAGGATTGGCGCTTCCAGGAACGAGATTAGGTGCTGAATCGGATCGCAGTCGTGATTGACTTTCCGAAAGAGCGCTAGCTGAGCGTACGGACCCTCCGCGTAGTTGGCCAGAGTGTCGCCTGCCAGATACTCGCATACCGGCCAAGCCGGTACGTGACGGACCCATAATAGTGTCACTATACTTGAGATTCGCACCTGGATATATTCCAGCTTCAGGAGCTACTGACGTATCGTCATCTTGTACTCTCCTTAGAAATCCATCTTGTTGGCCTGGAGATGGCGGAGGAGCTAGTTGAGATTCGACTGGCTTGGGACTCTCAGGTTGGGTTAGTTGAGGCCACGCGTCTGTATCGGCGAATCCTGCCGCGCGTATGTATGGATTGGCATTGTAAAGTGGATTGAAAGAAATAATGCGACTTCCATACGGATCCTCGACATGGCGAAGGTAGGTCAGCCGGAGAGCATGGGAGATATAACTGTCCCAGTATCAGATCATTGATTTCAGTCGGTTTCCATACTACAATTGCTCACTCTGGGTCATGCAAGAGAGACATTGGGTTGCATGGGTTTGTCGCTTCTTAGGTACAATACAAGCTTAAAGTGACAGACAGTATAGTAATGGTCGCTAGCGCTAGAAAACGGGATCTAATCTTATCTCGTTCAGGGCATTGTAATTGCCATTTTCACATGTGCTCCCCTTCCCCGCATATGCCAATTCTCGGCAAACGGGTTTACCGGCACACACCTGCGACAACCACCGGCTCTTGTTAACTCAGTTGTCTACCACTTGCACCCAAGCTGCCCTCCAACCTCGAACGCGTATACTGCTACCAACGCATAGTCACTGAAGATGTCGCACAATGACCAACTCACGCACGCTATGGCTGGTGGTAAGAACTCGAGTAGAGTTGGCCATGGGAGTGTGAGACTCAGAAACAATTGCCTTTTTAGCGGCGGGAGGAGTTGTCGCAATGACCATGACATAGTGAGTAGATATCTAATATCTACTAAATAGTGAACTAAATTCACTGATTCGACACATCCTTTTAGCCCACTTATTTTCCTCTCAACTCGAGCAGCTGTGGAGAtcaacaaggaagacaaggtaCTTGGCCAACCCCGAGCCACTACGATCACTAATGCCCTGACTCTAACCACCTATTCACAAGTCCACATATCAAGCCATAATGGATATCATTCAAACCGAAGGACTTCGAGGTCTGTATAGCGGGCTGAATTCCTCGTTACTTGGGATCGCCGTGACCAATGGGTAAAGTCTCTGACACCACGTGCTTTGGCATACTCACATGACTTTTTTGGAATGTAGCGTGTATTACTTCTTTTATGAAAAGTCTCGCTCGGTCATCTTGACTTCGTCTCCGAGAAAAGGGAATGCACTCTCAACATTAGAGTCTATGCTCGCTGGTTTGGTCGCCGGTTCGGCGACAAGCATAGCATCTAACCCCCTATGGGTTATTCAAACAACCCAGGCGGTACGCACGCTCCCATCGACTACTGCTCCTTCGAAGGCGCCTGAGCctcaaggaccaaggaagaagcttggcttcTTTGCTACCATTCGATGGATCCTGCGTACAGATGGGCCTGCTGCCTTTTGGAGGGGTATAGGACCAGCTTTGGTGTTGGTTATCAACCCCATCCTGCAGTACACAGTGTTTGAACAGCTCAAGAATGCTCTAGTAGCTCAGCGTACTCTTAAGCTCAGGACTGCGAAATTAAAGGGAATTCCGACGCTTTCTAGTCTTGACTACTTCCTATTGGGTGCATTATCGAAACTTGGTGAGTGTAAACAGACTCTATATCCCCTTTTGACTTGACACGCATATTGGCCAGTTGCTACTACGATAACCTACCCATACATTGTCATTAAATCGCGCATGCAGTCGGGACATGCTCATACTCGTGAGTATAAATCAGCCTGGGACGGCTTGAGCAAGATTATGCAGCGAGAGGGTGTTGCTGGCTTGTATCGAGGCATCGGGAGCAAGTTAGCGCAGAGTGTTTTGACCGCCGCCATACTGTTCGCAGGCCAAAAGCGCTTCTATGAGCTAATCAAAACCGTGAGTAATTCGACAGCACAGAACCGTTTCCCCCTTTCAAACAAGCCTTCTAGATACTGTCTCCGAGAATCGTCAAGTCAAGAAATTAAATAATGGAACTATTATGTACTATATTAGTGCACTGATGACTATACGTAAAGACCATGGTGTCGCCACACAACAAATATACGTCAAACATATGGACGAAGCTGCGTGTGCATAGGCGTTGGTACCTTGTTCATCGGGCCTTGTCCTCAGCTAGGATAGCATCATTGAGCTCATCAAGGGGGACTAGCTCTTTCTTGTCCACTAGATCAAACTAAAACAGAGAGTCATGTTAATAACAAACTAACGGGTGATATGGCTAACTAACCTCGTTAATAAACAAGAAAAAGTGCCGATAACTGGTGTTTAGATGAGCTGATTCAAGGGTCATTGCTTGCTCTATAAACTATATCGTAAAATGTACCTTCTATTCCCAGCGCAGATATTTGCTCGAAATGGTGGCTATATAGATGGGCGTAAACTCGGAACAACCTCCTCACAATTGTTTTAACTGTCGATTGGAAGTTCTTCGGAAATGGTACGCCTGAAGAAGTTCATGAAATAAGGAATAGGGATAACCGTGTCAGACGTACCTATCTTATTCGGGAAAACCTTCTCATCATCGAGCAGGCTTTGTACCCAATTCATTAGTGCGTCCACGTAGTCGGGCGCGCTTAACTTGGTTGGCTTCTTGTAAGTGACGCCATCTTCCCACAGGTACTCATATCTCGGCCCCGCAGACATGATGGGACACTACAGCCACAATACTTAGCATTAACGCTGACTCGCATCGATGAATCCTACCTGCTGTGGAGTACAAAATTCGGTTACCGTGCCGTAAAGCATGTTTAGGTGGTTGAAAAAGTCGACGGCTATATAAATTGAGTAGGTTATTTGGTCATCCACACTACAAACTTACTATGAACTGCTAGCCATTCGTTTAGATCTTCGCCCTCGGGCAGAACAACCGCTAACCGGAGGTTGCCAGAGCCCTAACACCAGACTTTATAAGTTATTTTACAGAAACTGGCAAATTTCTTCGCGTACTAGTGTTGCCTCGGCATATTTTCTCAGTTGGTATTGTTTTGTTCCTTCTGGTACATCTTTTCGCGGTTTGAATGTTCGCGTCTTTGCGCTGTAGTGAGTTATTAGAATGTGAAGTGCTGAACCATCATATTTGACTAACAGTCCAAAGAATGAAGACATGGCACTATATTTCAGGGATGATTGTCGAACGAGCAGAGGGCCTGTAAAGCACTTTTTAGGTATCAAGGTAGTGGATTTGTGTGGAACGCGATTTATTTGGTAAAGCGCCCCTATGCTAACGGTCACGTGAGGCTCGGAAAGTACAACTAGCAAAAGCAAAGGAATAGACAGCAAATTTTGCAATTATATAGTAGGAATCCAAATAAATTAATCTCGATGGGTACTAAAATGGTAATCTTCATTGGCTTGAATCATGAGAGTGGGAAACTGCGTTACAAGTGCTTGAATTTGCTTGATGCTGTCCAGTTTTTGGGCACTCTTGATACGAGCATACATCCAGGGACATTCCAAAGACTCGCACATAATTGTTTCCGACGCTGGCGATCCGGTACACGTCGCACATACTAGTTGCGCTCCCCTGATCCTACGTTCTATCCTACGAACCTTTTCCAGAAGTGTTTTTCCAGAGAGTAATGGGTCATCGAGACAGTCGTCGCATACGTCTACTCGGATGTTAGTCATCGTAATATTTCATCTCACTAAGATCATAATAACTTACTGGTATCGTTGGGTTGTTTACACACGACGCATTCCAGCCTCC comes from Rhizoctonia solani chromosome 4, complete sequence and encodes:
- a CDS encoding glycosyltransferase family 41 protein; translation: MSRIPSRQVPTSPGALSPDTQHPTYFAHQPTPTAQPLAAYPPPQAVAQHDLSRAPSSMSTGTSVTSGSSGISTQTAATNITRPSSFSSENPHSPEPELHQVGTGDTRPGPVPLQGEVSPPTRFRQSDPGKASGIIQAGVEQGSASTVVARRQTFPGQSTTVSVRARPFTLSQPPRGNRSATRGSQGRTLWGREGLPARLYDTRYAPGGSPLAIPSNVLTGAHQAPRLLSDTSQFSRPVVPAMRPTHHPIPDPRLVPGVAPAHPIPLQNVARPLEPSGGLMPMASSLSSQIAIPLNPLSSSLTRDALLAHALKLYENPGSGGHPPIGVTARPINSKSSEQERMDPMEIYSIELLPLLTSLRALHPTHLPTALLLACVQYALKDYDGSLRTSHEILTLDPNFVEAMSNIAITLRAIGNLQDAESWWRRAVQLRPSYWDAIDNLIGLLCNPPRATNSNMPPSISQPRTRQALDICEFVLKQTVPGPIILSSWSTGLVQEGEFHRLQNVLYTSGNLKFVLAVTEEQHPDPDKESSGLRDQFAAVELLLNRRFHVAPEAASIYLTTQDLLLGLAVSALYVTGNLPSIPELEASVKNNPRLDLLYHIHNTQYAVLGALASNNVLPLVFIKPENIFSMMTYLFPSTKGLFPGVVDEAGSNLDLEAIPAVLPAGATNASRMTATVLLTVAKYLQEAARRGDTLPYTLPSNGHDAPTIRASLSSALLLYYCALALHPSASVCNNLGILLSTLLGLNGPSLARAYYYQGLALDSNHPHLLTNIGSLLKDEGKLDEAILMYSRALAIKPDFHVALANIANATKDAGRIIESIEYYKRAVLANPYFPESIVGLAGVLGSICDWQGRGGLSSDVYLDVSGNIVVLEEGQLDSRPPGILDKILEICDSQIISAYYASSGIIASDRTLEQWMEIVEACLGPFSTQRRQRWETCLGRFYKPFDRAEKRVYEAGAVVRLIEMLSRVLQRRWYMDSYGSGAYLKGKTRELDRSKYRRPRLPAAMVAPLSLSILPFHTFTLPLSTRRIRIISHRHAIRTSYLALSQDWLPSHIYPPPPPPNNGRFKVAYISSDFNNHPLGHLMQSVFQFHNKELFEVYCYATAASDGSNYRTRIETSAHHFRDVTTWSTQAIVEDIQNEGIHILINLNGYTKGARNDIFVVRPAPIIISLMGFAGTMASGWSDYILADLQSCPPLGSASEIWRRRRREEHETSRMQDHFETLSLEHDFDIDPDPESTSEDWMFTEKLITFFVTDHKQSFREDDQENALALRGRTPTNELIWKFEEIRRHKLRKTLFPDIHDDWIIYANFNQLYKVDPVVFNSWLRILNRAPKSILWLLRFPSLAEGNLLRCAELWAGPDVAKRIRFTDVAPKEVHVRRCRVADLFLDTIECGAHTVATDVLWAGTPIITWPRYEYKMCSRIAASVAHATGYGHRMIVSSLKDYEDRAVDLAKSVNFVAASDDQGGWYRQCRGALSDLRRSLYLSRDTMPLFDTARWTRNVERAYAEVWRRWETGTEFEESDEWLASSGEEKETSCVYVREE
- a CDS encoding Mob1/phocein family → MSSFFGLAKTRTFKPRKDVPEGTKQYQLRKYAEATLGSGNLRLAVVLPEGEDLNEWLAVHTVDFFNHLNMLYGTVTEFCTPQQCPIMSAGPRYEYLWEDGVTYKKPTKLSAPDYVDALMNWVQSLLDDEKVFPNKIGVPFPKNFQSTVKTIVRRLFRVYAHLYSHHFEQISALGIEAHLNTSYRHFFLFINEFDLVDKKELVPLDELNDAILAEDKAR
- a CDS encoding stress-activated map kinase-interacting protein, with product MSLLHDPDYISHALRLTYLRHVEDPYGSRIISFNPLYNANPYIRAAGFADTDAWPQLTQPESPKPVESQLAPPPSPGQQDGFLRRVQDDDTSVAPEAGIYPGANLKYSDTIMGPSRTGLAGMRVSGRRHSGQLRGGSVRSASALSESQSRLRSDSAPNLVPGSANPHAIGSNVLSDTALATDTIPTNDDERTQKRNSAGSGVHMASVSSPDVVTTTNVAAASNGSTPTATLSGPGRLAPETPVGSPGQTQSVQPPIVNIPIFARAAEMEERRRQRIRARFAPSPSNLTPTSTEPTPPQVSRGNTPAPRRAADTLSLSGTIDSRTSRDEEGSATIDGEGDVTGVLEDSEDDDTDEDGDGDADPDGDDMDADMAESGDPDDLSLLYNPTFTTTNVNPSGSSDENSFLSGNSANSLSQHQSQSFAPPIPRARRLSPVTESTSENLISSTRHTPQSVRIPMPRPISIHSPPAPPTPRASGTRSRAYSSAAGFRVPSPEEPPMVFTRLPVPTRGLSDRSALTEALAARSTVSDNPFTELYSAISGRAEQGAIPFRLWFPHANKVKDKDRRGRTIEKSFSLEVKVRKDALAEELIGFGLWAYWESSQEPRLDEGLQGKTQAERDARLSAAGWNLRMWEDGEVDTDFPPIARTQTMTQIKTFEELAIVEATPEQVQQNIAAEASIARRPSRMMVTKPRQDSNTTGGLAPPGAVPGQTGPVAMMSSSDVVTSNILTGASFGGTTSVMPGGPSIFLRIKVAAKADVHYSTTINVTADTYMADVLEHVCRKRRLQDVKEWALMTENPSILIPLDRTVASLTGTKELLLVKRSLLDSLGLGKHSRVPRSSDPNASIFDMLQDANPGRGFSSSMDYREAYKASRNRQKFTVHRKIPMLVGRHERIIAIDGDYIHIMPSNNRAFLDTMKTSSYHIKTVMGCKKTKKAPNSIKLVVLRDGGSKRYDFEAEDEKQAGEIVETIKNLQKQYMQDRTGTLNKAKTVKRPKAAR
- a CDS encoding mitochondrial carrier protein is translated as MSHNDQLTHAMAGAAGGVVAMTMTYPLIFLSTRAAVEINKEDKSTYQAIMDIIQTEGLRGLYSGLNSSLLGIAVTNGVYYFFYEKSRSVILTSSPRKGNALSTLESMLAGLVAGSATSIASNPLWVIQTTQAVRTLPSTTAPSKAPEPQGPRKKLGFFATIRWILRTDGPAAFWRGIGPALVLVINPILQYTVFEQLKNALVAQRTLKLRTAKLKGIPTLSSLDYFLLGALSKLVATTITYPYIVIKSRMQSGHAHTREYKSAWDGLSKIMQREGVAGLYRGIGSKLAQSVLTAAILFAGQKRFYELIKTILSPRIVKSRN